TAAGTGGGTTTTGAGCTGGATTTTCTGTGGGAGTGAAGATTGGCGGTTTTGGGTGTAAAGGAGGCATTTGGATTTCATTGCCATTTCAGGTGACTGAGCGTGGAGAGTGTGAGGTATCTTGAAAACAAGCCGTTACTGATTTGAATTGCTGTGGGTGGGTCTGTAAAACGACGAGAGAGACTTTCATGCAACATGAGCATCCCGCCAATAGCACAACGACGGTGGAGATAACTTTTCCACGTGTTATTACCTTATTGGTCAGATAGTAAAATAATACTATCCCGTTACAAAAAAGTGTTTTTTAGCCATTTAAGGCCCCTGTTTTTAAATTCCAAGAGTCTCATTATCTTCATTTAAAATTGCAAGGGTCAATCGAGTTTAGCCTAGTGGAAAATTGTAAGGGTCAATCATTTAGTTTAGTGGAAAATTACTTTAACTTGCAAAACAGAGATCTCATGTTTGAACTCTTATGTCATCTTGGTTTTGTATGTGGAGAGCATTTGTGCTCACCAATTTATCCGAAGGTGTACCCTCACCAATCTTCTCAATATTTGACATGTGTTTATGGGCATAACTATAGTTTCATAAGTACAAAGTAAAGAGTTAATCATTGTTATGCCTATTAGACACGTGTCAAATATTGAGAATGGTGGTGAAGGTACACCTtaggttaaagtggtgagtaaAAATGTTTCCTTGTATGTGTGGTAAAAATACCCCTCTTCAAAAAAAAGTTGAGTATTTTTgtgaataatgctactcttactacatttgtataccacattctAATACCACTTTGAAaatactttgttttttttgttgttgagaagtTTGGAAATACTTATGGTATTTGAAAAATAGCTTTTATCCTCATTTCCATATTCAGTTTTCGAACTCGTACTTTAAAAAATGTTTGCATAGTTGTTATGGAGATTTTGAGGGGCCAAGCCCCAGAAACAGACTACTCAGGATGATTTAAACAAACCAACAGAGAATGAACAACTCCTAGCAAATCATCAAGAAGCTTCGAACTAACCCAAGAGGGAGCAGACTCAAGGATGCATTGACCAAGGTCCGTGTTGTAGCTCCAGTTAGCTAGAGAGAGCGTCTGCCACTTCATTCTTCTCCCTGTATATATGAAGAATAGAGCAGCTATCAAATTGGTCCATCATAGCGCAGCATCGAAGTATCAGTGGGGCAAGAGGATGGTAGCCAAACAAGTCTGGTTTCTGCACGAGCTGGACAACTGTGGCAGCATCCATTGCATAAGCTGCATAAGCTGGACAACTGCAGCCCAAAAACAACCCCCAGACTTCAACTTCAAGAATCTGGCCTTTCCCCTAAACTGACAGAGAAGCCACTAACCCAATCACCCCTCAAGCTCCTTATAACACCACCAGCACCAATGCAGCAAAAAGAGCTTCTTCTAGACCCATCCACGTTCAATTTGAATTGACCGTTATTGGGAGGTTCCCAAGCAAGGAAAACCTGGACTTTTTAAGATTCTTTAGCGGTTGCACGAGCAGCCTGCATCCATTGTCTAGCAGCAGTGAGAACAGTTTTAACTGGATCATAATTGGGTTCCCCAGTAGACTGAAAATATGACGGTTCCTCCATTCACATAAGAACCAACAGgtaaacacaaaaataataaatcacTGGATGGATTCCATCAGTCCTTTTAGCTTTAGACagtaaattcaaaaaaagGCAAGGATGAATATCCATCAAATAGAATTTAGTTTAATAGTTAATTTATAAAAGGTATTTGACGTTTTTATATgtgaaaataacaaagttaTAAACTAAAATTAATTCCAACACAAATTAAGTAAACATGCTATGAGTGGATTTTCATTTCCTCAGCCAGAAGTGAGAACAAACACAGCAGAAAGTACAAAGTCATCGCAATATGTATTAAAATGGAAATCCACaacaatatatatgttatgtACATTGCAATTATAATTACAATTACAACCCCTCCCCAATTTCTCTGTTTTGTACTTGTCCAGAAAGACTAAGAATGACAAGAGGCATTATTCAAATCATGTCCTTTGTAAAAACACATTCCTCCATTCCCATCCAATTCTCAATTTcaggaaacaagaaaaataaaacaggaGCTACCCTTCTACACCACTTGATTTGGATTCCTCGGTAGCCAAATAATCATGTCCTGAAACTGATATAATAAAGAATCTCTGAAATATTGTTTCATACAAGCAAACAACAACATTATCTACCATGTCCTGAAACTGATATAATAAAGGATCTCTGAAATATTGTTTCATATAAGCAAACAACAACATTATCTTCCCGAGGCTCGTTTACCTGCAGGGATAGGCAGCCCAAGCTCCTTACATTGTTCTTCATCTGGTTGTAAACTCTTTGGGATTGCACCGAATATCCTTCGTGTTGCTTCAAAACCAGAAGCCACATGATGCACATATGCCGACGCACCCTCCATGCTACTCGATAGCCCCAATGATGTAGACATAAAGTTCTTTGTAGGACTTTTTGACAGTTTCCTTGTAAATTCCTGGTCTAGCTCGGTAACCCTTAAAAACCGTTCTGTGGCAGCCTCCCATGAAAGCTCATGCCTCTGTGCATCAGTCAGCTGGGCAGGCTCTTCAGCAAGTGCATGCCGTGTGAGCTTAACAAACCCATCACCATTGTCATATGTTCGGCAATTTGGGAACTGCTTGAAGAATTCATTTGAGGGGTGATTGGCACATACAACAATTTTACCCATTGCCAATGCTTCTGCCGTGGTGGTGCAAACCACGTCTGTGGTGCTTGGATTGAGAAACACTTTATAACTGAAAGAAATACAAGGATAATATGTAAAAATTCCAACCATGCTGACCCTCTCTATGAAAGGGGGGTGTATTTGGAAGGAGAAGGGTTCAAACAGGTAACAAAATTGCCCTTGAGCTCACTGATAATAACCATGAGACTAATTAAATTTCTAAACCACTTTTTTCCTTGGAATACCTACATTGCTATTATAATTAGAAATCATTGCATCTACATATGAGTCAAAAATCAGAAATCAATGTTCAAAGGAGAGCCATCCTATATTTTcatccaaaaaattaaaagattagTCAAGACTCAAGTCAGACCAGCTTTCAATAGAATCATTGGTTGTGTAGTGCAATGTTGGACAAccaattctttctttttcagaatGTCATCAAAACTATAGACTATTAATTTGATCTGATCAGCAGGTTGGCCAGATAGGTAGAAAGCTTACTCATGAAATAGAAGATCAGCATGGTCACGTCCAGGGTGGACTCTAACAGCCAGTTCCAATCTTTTAGCAGTTTCTTGAACTTGATCAGAGTCCTCCCCAGTTCCATATAAATCGACCTCAAGTCCAGTTAATTCCTTTTGATTATCACGAAGAAGCTCGAGTAGCTCCTTGTAGCCTTTGCTCCACACCATCTTCCCAATGTAGTAGGCACCTTTGGTGAAGGCCTGGATtccattttgttgttgctctAGCTTTTTCTTGCCTATCTCAAGAAACTTGGGGTTGACTCCATGAACATTGCAAATTATGGATTTAGGATAATCCTGGGTGGCAGCAGATAATCTGATTACCTAAATTACATCAGAGTTGAGATCTGGTTAGCAAGTATATCAAGACAATGACAATAACATAAGTCATTCATATCTCCCCAAATTTCCACttctaaataaaattgttatagaATATCAATTTCTAATAATATAAGCCATtcttgtaaccaaaaaaaaaaaaaaagtcattcatccatctctctctctctctctctctctctctctctctctctctctctctctctctctctctctctctcaaaatgtCATTACTATTAATCATGAGCAGAGTTATCTAAAGGATCCAACAAACTACCGCTACAACTGTGCTGTCATACAGCTAACAAGTCCAAGAGCAAATTTCACCAAGTCTTATAAAGAATCTAGAACAGGCtagataaaataaattctggaaagaaaaagcGTAACTACCCAAGAAAAGCCATATCAAGAAAACTATCATTTATCCAGATGTACCTTGTGACAATATATACTGACAACCcaattattaatatattttagaagAAATGCTTGCATTCTTCCATTCTTCTCCCTTCTCACATATTCCAAATAATTAGTATGCACAATTCCTACAACGAGCCGAAATTTAATTTTCCATCTCTTCCCATGATGATACCACGTAAGGTGCTCTGGCTCCTCGAGGATGGCAATATCTGCTTTTTCATCAGGGATTCTTTCCGAAATATCTCCAACAGCAAGAATGCTCCTTTTATCTAAAGAAAACTGCATCAGAAGTGACAACATAAGTTGATAATACGATAAAAGGcatggaaagaagaagagcagcTATCCTTGACGGTGccaaaagcaagaaaaaggagaataTTGCATAGGGAACAGGGGAAGATGAGTCAACCTGGATGTCCACCAGGTTGACTGGGCATGCAGATTATAATTTGTTAAACTTGTAAATGATTGAAATGTAAAGAACAGGAGAGTCCCaaaaggacaaaaataaataaatacagtTTGTGATTCTTAAAACACAAGGCGTTTcaataataagaaaaactgGTCAGCTACACAGCCTACCATGAAAGAGGCAAAAGCATCCATGCTCTTTTGGTGTTACATAGATTACTACTCTTTGATTCCCTCGATATTGTAAAACTCTCAACCAGCAAGTAAAATGGATTTGTGCATGTATAAATTACAATGGTAATTGCAATAAATTAGTGGGTATATTTACCTTTCCAGGATAAAAAAGTATACCAAAGTCAGATTTGAATCCAGTCCTCTCATCAACCCAGTGACGGACATAAGTCTCCTGCTCTGCTGGTGAGCTGAACGTGATGTTGTTGGGATATACTAGTTTTTGGTCTTTCAATGATAACCAAGGAATGACCAAAGTGACGATTCTCTCCCCGTCTTTTCCAAGATAGGCTGCACGGAATAGAGGGTTGACTGCAGTTCCAGTCATCCATGGAAGGCTTGCAGTAGTGAATATCGCAATTTGCCGCTTCTTATCCATCCAATCATCAGGTACGCATGTAAAAACCAATCAGCTCTGTATACTACTGCAGTGCTCTCTTACAATTTGGACAACACAGATTGGGAATAAATAACCAAGTGTACACTGCATTGAGGAATAAATATGAAGTATCACTCAAACTGTATAACGAACTATGAAAGTTGTAACACCTTAAAAATGAAAGCAGCCCAAGTAATTTAATCACAGTTTGTATTAAATGAACACAGAAGCAAAAAATACTGTCATGGATGGAAGTATGATTTGTGGGACATTTTCCCTCGCATTCAATACTTATTTTCAGAACTTATACGTAGTTCTATGATTCTTTTGCAACAATTAAACATGGCTTACGATTATAATTTACAGTTCATGTTATAAATACAGAAAATTTGCATATACAGAATTAGATTCccccaaaaaagaatcaaatggACAGAGTAATTAAACCCATTtccactttttgtttttcaataatTTCCTCCAGATtgataaaattacaaaaaaaaatccaccATACTCCCAAGCTTTTGAGATCGAATTCATGTAAAAGCTATCTGAATACACCAAATCCTTTTCAATTTAGAATATGAAATTCGAGAAGTGTAATCGAAGCAACCTAATTAACTCGACAGCGCTCAAACAAATACAGAACAGAATtctcacaattttttatttatttaaaaatagagtatatataattaagcaaaaaagaaacaaataccATGAAGCATATAGTTTCTGACTGAGAAAACTGTACCTTAAAAATTTTccgaagaaaaaaggaagaagtgAAGCTCAGAATCTGAAGGAAATGCAGGCagagacgagagagagagagagagagagagagagagagagagagagagagagggagagagagggtgaAAGATGGTTGGTTGCGTTGAGTGGAGGAGAGGGAATAAACTTTTCCGCGTGGGCGGATGGCTGCTTATACGACGTCGTGGAACAATACCAGTTTCACTGTTTCATGTCAAAGCGCTCTGAACAACACTCTTCTTGGTCTTGGTGGTCGGTTGGTGCGGACGCAACGTTAACTGCGAAGGCCGTTGTCCTTCAACCTCGTGGAACGGTACCCTTTTTTCATATACCgaccatatttttttattttttattttaaaaaaggacTTCCAATTTTATATTAGTTTTAACAGCTACAAGGTATGTTCGTTTTGCACCAAGGAATCCAAAATTCGTCCAATATTTATTCTTAACACTAATAATCTAGATATATCATATATCAtataatttctataaataaatctcacaaaaatataaaatatgacaACTAGACCTATTGAATTtagttttgattattaaattactttaatgtcctattaagtgttttggatttttattatgaggttttgaggttgggcttgttttaagaaatcgacagcaattttgtaatttataacaagttaaaagcttttttgttatgttgtaaatgagctttAAGTgtatttctaaagtccatttcatatatatatatatatatattattttttaataatttggactcctatattgagtataatagtgaatttcccttctttttttgcttcttAGGCCTTATAAGTATACTTGTAAACGAGTCGGCTTCAAATCGGATATATCTCAATTCAAactaaatctatttataattgaattattgaatttgAATCGTATTCGGACTATTGGACTGCACCTATCAATTCATATTCGTTACGCATCGGATCAAATTATTGTCGATTTATTTTGTGatgtagaaaaaaaattaaaatttcatcaGTGGCCTCgttcttttattgtatttatctaattttttatatcaatttttgatattttatcataaaaattagttttaaGTATATTCTTAGTATATATAAACTATAATTACTTAgacatataaaatattaatataaggaatagaaaaacaaaattatacttcatactaaattGAATAGCATTATTATCGGATCGGATCAACTATAATCCATATCTTGATCCATTTATAATCAGATTATCGAATTCATATTGTAATCGGATTATCGGATTAAGAAGTCCAATCCATTTCCTAATAATTACACAAGATTTGGATCAAAATCTCATCCATTGGCATATCTACTTACGAGTGTACAAGTAGCTTTGTTTTATATCTAGTAATAAgtgcaatttaatttaatttttctaattatgTTTCCAgataataatataaagattTGAAGTTAGGAAGTAGACAATGACCAATTGATCTAGTGATAATTTGATTTCGATTTATTAGAGGAGACTCGAGGTCtgaaaaacttcaaattttatagacGATAGTTTGTTCTAGTATAATTTTATAGAAGAAAGTTTGTTCTATTGTGATTTTATAGACAAGAGTTTGTTCTGgtgttgaataaaaagaaaataattcaataTAATTATTAAGTTATATAATCTCACTCTTCAATTAGATATGGTGTTGagttaaataaattttcagCACATactgttaatataaaattcttCATATCTAGTGGGTAGGACTGAATTGgactatttcaattaaaatcaaCAAGAATTCTAACCGTTATTTGGTGCGATGAAACTCGACTTATTAAAATGGATAACAAACAAATTCCATATATTGTGTCTTATAAGTCACACCACCTCTATAAGTAAGACTCATAAGAATTGATTTGGACTTAACTTCAATCCAAATCGGACCACAAAACAAGGCCTTAATGAAGCCATCCTCTGTTTTATCTATGTATAGaacatatgtatatttatttatatctattCTACTATTAGAAAAGACATCAATTAAGTTAGAAACATGAGAAAACATTTTCTTGTCAATTGTGGGAAAtatggaaatatatatatagggcaATATCTTGATTTTAAAGTAACACCATTTTATCTTCTAATAATTACTTCAAAAAGTAAGAGATAAGTAAGCTAAAGGATGATAAGGCAATTTCCATGTTACACACCCAATTTCCAACTGATCGCAAACGTGTGAGATCACAAAGAAGATGGATCAACGCAACCAAGCGTGTgaaacaaatccaaaacccaTTTCCAGCGGAAAACGCAACAAACACAGCGGAAGGAGGACTGGTTGTTAGGCTGATGCTTTTATTTACACCCAAACCCCGTCTTAAAATTACAGAAACCCCCCACAAAAATCGCCACATTAAAGTCGCTTTTAAATCCCCAGAATTTTtcgaaccaaaaaaaaaaaaaaaaacttagccCCAGATTTTCGTACCGGGACCTCTGAAAATCGAAAGTTTTCCAGGTAATAATtccttttcccctttttttctcCCACCAATTTTACTTCTTTATGTATCCACTGTATGCTGCTTTACGTCTGGGTCTTTAGTTTTTTGATTCGGTTTTATGGGTATCTAGGAGCTTGCTTTTATATCCACCTTCTTGTTTGCTTGCCGAGAAAACCCAGGGAAAATGATATGCTTTCATTCTTTCCGTTGTTTGGTTCACGGGAAAATTTGATAATTAGCTGAAGTCAGGTAGATTAGTATACATTCGAGTTGTAATCAAGCTAACGACTTTAAGCAGTGGAAGCTAGAATGTTGCTTTTAGCCTAGGGAAAAGTGCGTGCTTGATCTGAGAGTTTGAATCTGTGAAACTTATTTTTAGCAtttgaaaatgattttttgcTTCCAGGAGTTATTTGTTTGTGAGGGCTCTGTACAGCCCTTTAGTCTCATTTGCATCGCAATTCAGGTTTTGATGAAAAACTTTGGGCTTAAGCAATTAGGGTGTTAAGAAACTCTAAATCCAAATTAAAAAGTTAACATCTTATGGCTTATGGTATTGTTTGAATGTTGAATTTGACAATGATGCTGTATGTTTTCCTATTACTAGTTTTGAGCT
Above is a window of Prunus persica cultivar Lovell chromosome G2, Prunus_persica_NCBIv2, whole genome shotgun sequence DNA encoding:
- the LOC18786635 gene encoding digalactosyldiacylglycerol synthase 2, chloroplastic isoform X2, with the protein product MDKKRQIAIFTTASLPWMTGTAVNPLFRAAYLGKDGERIVTLVIPWLSLKDQKLVYPNNITFSSPAEQETYVRHWVDERTGFKSDFGILFYPGKFSLDKRSILAVGDISERIPDEKADIAILEEPEHLTWYHHGKRWKIKFRLVVGIVHTNYLEYVRREKNGRMQAFLLKYINNWVVSIYCHKVIRLSAATQDYPKSIICNVHGVNPKFLEIGKKKLEQQQNGIQAFTKGAYYIGKMVWSKGYKELLELLRDNQKELTGLEVDLYGTGEDSDQVQETAKRLELAVRVHPGRDHADLLFHDYKVFLNPSTTDVVCTTTAEALAMGKIVVCANHPSNEFFKQFPNCRTYDNGDGFVKLTRHALAEEPAQLTDAQRHELSWEAATERFLRVTELDQEFTRKLSKSPTKNFMSTSLGLSSSMEGASAYVHHVASGFEATRRIFGAIPKSLQPDEEQCKELGLPIPAGCSCNR
- the LOC18786635 gene encoding digalactosyldiacylglycerol synthase 2, chloroplastic isoform X1; the protein is MDKKRQIAIFTTASLPWMTGTAVNPLFRAAYLGKDGERIVTLVIPWLSLKDQKLVYPNNITFSSPAEQETYVRHWVDERTGFKSDFGILFYPGKFSLDKRSILAVGDISERIPDEKADIAILEEPEHLTWYHHGKRWKIKFRLVVGIVHTNYLEYVRREKNGRMQAFLLKYINNWVVSIYCHKVIRLSAATQDYPKSIICNVHGVNPKFLEIGKKKLEQQQNGIQAFTKGAYYIGKMVWSKGYKELLELLRDNQKELTGLEVDLYGTGEDSDQVQETAKRLELAVRVHPGRDHADLLFHDYKVFLNPSTTDVVCTTTAEALAMGKIVVCANHPSNEFFKQFPNCRTYDNGDGFVKLTRHALAEEPAQLTDAQRHELSWEAATERFLRVTELDQEFTRKLSKSPTKNFMSTSLGLSSSMEGASAYVHHVASGFEATRRIFGAIPKSLQPDEEQCKELGLPIPAVSGHDYLATEESKSSGVEG